In Setaria italica strain Yugu1 chromosome IX, Setaria_italica_v2.0, whole genome shotgun sequence, the genomic stretch TCTAAAAAATATGGTAGTAAAATGATCTACTTCGGCTCCTGACTGAATAAATAATATATATAGTCTGTCCGCAAATCAGGCTGCAATGAGCCTTATAAGTGTCATAAGCATGACGGTTACTAAGACTAGTGTGTTATGAATATAATTGATCTTATGCAATGTTTAGAAAAAAACACTTAATTAACCCAAACTAGCTAGCAGGCAGAGATATACTGCTATAGTAGTAATATAGTTGCAAATTAAAGGGGGAAATTTTCCAGAAAAAGGGCCGCAGTGGTATATGTACTTACATTGTCCTATATAGCATTACACTGGAGTAGATAGTTAAAAGGGGGGGAAATTAGTACATCTATTTTTTATGTCAACATGCATAGATAGTTTGATAGTTTGGTCTAGTCTTTTCATGCATGGCACACAGTGTCTTTAGATCACTGTCACTAGTTGCCTGCGCATGACATGATTCATCGGGATGCTCGGGGTAAAAAGATCGGCCTATCCATGCATATTCGCATTGGATTTCGTTCCATGTTTGCTCGAACAGAGGGTGTGAAAATTAGCAATTACCATCGTCAGGAAGGTTAGCATTGCTGGCCCCGGCCGGGCGGTCTGGCGTGAAGATACAACGAACACATTTCATTTTTCGTCGTAACAGGGAGTTCACTGTATGTGTATGAGTTCCATCGTCAGCCAAACGTTTTATTTTAGGTATAAAGGTTGTTACAAGTTACAAGCACTCTAGGTTTACATGGATGTGTTTTATTTCTCAGGAAAAAGCATTAACCTTAGGATTCAGAAACATCAAATTTGTTAATAATGAAAATGCACATATCTGTTGACCCTTGCAGTTGCATAAAATTTAAGCAGGTCATtaataattatatttttttaaacttCGACATTCAAAACACGATTTGCCGTATGTCTTCTACCATGCACCTACTACATCATGAGGCTTCTTGCTGTCCTGTAAGTTGGACGAAGCAGGCCTGAGCCAAGTCCCCGGATCCATGCATGAAATATCGATGGTGACACAACAATATGATGCTCCTAGCATGCATGCCTTTGGCGTGTAGACCGATATCGCTTCCCAGAAGCACAGCTTTACTGAGACAATTCCTTTTATTTGTATAAGCATCTTGATAAAAAGTAGGTCAATACATTATTTAATCCTCACGATATATATGTGCAGTCTGATATGTTGTTCTGCCCCATTTTTCTGAAGCATGAAGCAGATCATCGATCGGTATGACTCCCATTCCAAGACGCTGCAGAAGTCAGAAGCGTCATCGAAGCTGCAGTCACATGTGAGCTAAGCTAAATTCATGCTGCAGTTGCCATCCGGCGTTTACTCCAAAATCCAAATCACAAGACAGACGCAATGGCTACCATTTTGGTATTAACAGCTTAATGTTTTTGTTGCATATGTTAACTAGGTGAATGACAGCACTTGTGTAAGGCTAAGGGAGGAGCTTGCCGAAGCAAGCCTTAAGCTCAGGTCAACATCTAGCCTACAATATAATCTACAGGAAGCTGCTAGTCTTCTTTTTTTGGGACAAAACCTTCCTGAAGTATACGTTAACGTTATTGCCTAAATTATGGTTCTCGACGTTAATTTCCTACTACAGGCAGATGAGAGGAGAGGAGCTCCAGAGGCTGAGCGTCCAACAGCTGCAGGAGTTAGAGAAGACCCTCGAATCCGGCCTCGGATCTGTACTCAAAATCAAGGTACCTGATACACACGTGCAGTGACAGCATGCATCAGACTGTACAGTAATGCAAACCGTAACCATTTTCTTCCATGTCAAAATTGTAGAGCCAAAAAATCCTCGACGAGATCAACGGTCTGGAAAGAAAGGCAAGCATAACTCTCTTTTCAAACTGCTTCAGTTAAATTTTATTTCAGAAATAAGATGCTTCAGTTTCCTCAGACCTAGGCTAGGCTGCAGCTTAATCAACTAGTATATGGCAAACTTCAGAGCAACACTTAGACATGCTACTAAAAGATGCCGCTGAAATCTTTTACATTATATTCAATCATATTCTGTATTTCTGTCTTCTGACAGCTTCACTTGCGTTGTTAAACAGAGAATGCAACTGATCGAGGAGAACTCAAGGCTAAAGGAGCAAGTAAACTCCTGTCCTCCTTTGCATGAGGTTTCCATTCCGCTCTGCATCTTTTCCAGTGACACCTCCGTTTAAGCCGCGGCGATCTGAAGCTGCAGGTGGCAAGGATGGAGATGCAGCTCGGTGCCGATTCAGAAGTTGTGTATGAGGAAGGGCAGTCATCTGAATCCGTGACCAACACATCCTATCCGCCGGCCGacaccgacgacggcggctccGATACATCGCTCAGGCTCGGGTGAGTTCAGATAAAGTTCTTGCCCGGCACGGCAGAATATGAAAGTACATGAAAAAAGTTGGTGACTTGTACGACAATGCACAAGGGAATAGCACTAACCATATGAATCTGCATACTGCAGGTTACCACTCTTCAGCTCGAAGTGATGGAGCAGAACTGTTCTGGACCAGAGTGACGCCGTCACGGCGATTACTTGCCCTCTCCATTGTGAATTCGGGAGCAGGATTCCTGGATTGAGAAGCGGCCAACGCGTCGCATCAAAATAAGTGGCATTATCTACTGCTGGATGATGTGTGTATTCTGAAAATGGCTAGCTTTTGTTATACATCATGTTAATAAACAACGGATTCCTTCTTGATGTTACCTGAAATCCATGTCTGTCCTCTGTTTTGACTACTCGTAATTCCCTGCACTCCTTGTTACCTTCAATACCTGCTTTTGTTGATCATCGTCTCAAGGTtcctttggtagagctccaaaAACGGGAGCCGTATTTGGTGGAGCCGAgccaaaaggagaaaaagagaagggcTTCTTGGGAGAAGCCagtcggagccggagccctttTTACCCGCGGGAGGCGGAGCCAGTTCTTTTTGGCTCCGTCGGCTCCATCCCGCACGTCTAGCACAATCGTTACGTAAGTGCACCTCGAGTTGGTCAAAATTGCCACCCCACAAGCGCGTGCGGCTCCCGTCCGTTACATGCGCTTGCGCCTCCCTCTGTTGCACCTGCCCCATCTCCGCATCTTGCTCCCCTCCTCGCGTGCGCCTTGCCTCGAACCAGTaccagcggcggcgcacgaTGGCGAGGAGCAACGACGACGGCGGAGCGCGTTGTGggcaccagcggcggcggagcagatGGGGTTGGAATGGACAGGCGGATTGGAGGAAGGATGAGGCGGCCGCGGGGATGATGGGAGGTGGGGGGCAGGCCGGCGGGGACGGAGACGGCCGGGAGGCGGGCAGCGGGGGTTGGGGTGTGCCGGCGGTGGGAGGCGGATAATGAAGGAAGAGAAAAGGACAGTGAAGGAAgtgaaaagaaagaaggaagaaaagaaaaaaaagaaaaggaaagggtatTATGGGTATTTCACCTTATCTAACCATTTTAAACTACATGAaagagccgttttgccaaacggttTTCCAAAAGGAGGAGCCAAAGTCGAAGAAGCTACTCCACAAGAGAagtcggagccggagccgttttcaAAGGAGccgaagccctgccaaactggcccttgCTCCAGCCCTTGCAAATAACCTTCAGCACTTCTGATTTCACAAGATCACCAGGCGTCTGTCAGAGATTCCCTGAGGAAGAGGATTTGGATCATCCTTTTTTATGTGAATGTGTAACAGACACACAGGGAAATTTGCAGCAAAAAAGAGTGTTAGTTAGCGAAAGCTGCAAAGATATTAACTGAAGAGGGCAATTCTTAGCATCCGCAAAGGGAGCTTTCTGCCTAATCTGCACGTGCTACGTAAGCGCGCATATTTTGGCATTAACGAATGAGACGTCCACTAACACATGCATCAAGCATTCAGGCACCTCCCCTGCTTTATACAGGAACATACTTTCCATCATGTCTGCAGATGATAGTGAGGTGAGACATGACACTTTAGAATCTTTAGCTAGGGCCTGGAGGGAGGCCAATCATGTGGCGTATCGGCGATGAAAAGGCCAGGACAAGCTACTAATCATGTGGCGTATGTATGAGCGATGAAAAGGCCAGTACAATCACCTCCTCTTGTTCGTATCGTAGCTACGGGATCGTTTCTGTATCTCTGAATCGCATTCGCCTGAAGCAAAAGAATGCAGTCAGATCTTGGTTTCGCTAACATTTCAGTCGGATCGTTGCTGTACGGTTTACAGGCGTTAAACTAGACAGTATAATTGTCAGTGGTTTAGAGAAACGtcagttttaattttttaaactTTTAATCTGGTTCGCTTTCTGTGTTGACAAATTGCCAACAGAGACGCATGGTTAGTAGAAACGCAGAGCGCAGGGACGCATGCAAGACGCTCCGGCAAACCCGGGTCAAATTATTTCAGCCATTTTTTtccagctcactttattccataACCAGTTGCTACATCAGACGGCGGCGATCCGCGGCCGCGAGACACGGGCGGTGCAGATGATGATGGCTTCATCATGAGGGTCTGGGGCTCTCTAGCGAACAAGCTATAGGAGGCCCCTTCAGAAGCAACAGGCATCTTACATGGCGCGCCATTCCTTACTATCCCCAGCAGGTTTGCAGGGAAATGGTCTCCCCATATGTCGTATGTGAAGTCTTTCTTCAGCCTGGCACCCTCACCTCTCTTCACAGCCTTGTCTTTCACCAGATTGGAGCCAGGAGCACGAGCGTGCGGCGCAATCGGGGAAGAAGTGGACAGCATTGGTGAGCGCCATGTGGTGGTGGTCAGTGCAGAAGCTGAAGGTGATGGGGTTCCAGGTGAGGCTGAACGCGAGCGAGGCTGCTCCTTGGCGACTTGCGACCAAGTCTTCTTCTCGCGGTTAGTGCCAGTTGATGATGTAGTTGCCTCAACATCGAATCCAGTCTCATGTCTGTTTCCATGCTTCAGCTCTGATGGTGCACCAGAAAAGGACCAACCTTGTTTTGGGGTTGAACTTTGTGACAATGGCGAAGATGGTGTTGAGTTCCCACTGTGGCTGCTAGAAACTTCAAACTTCCCTGCCAGTCCTGCACCACCAACTTTCCGCTTCCTTCGTTTCCCTTTGTCCCGAGCAATCCTGATAGTGAGGTTTTCACTAGTTCGTGGAGCTTCTCCTGAGGCCTTGTCTTCCACTGGATTAGATGGGGACACGGACATAGTCGAAGTTGGCAGTTCTTCATCTGGATTGTTCTTGTCATCTGTACTCTTGGAGCTATCAATAACACTGGCAGGGTATTTCTCAGCAAGAGCTTCTTCAGTTCTTTTGTGTTCCTTTATGGCCCTGTGCACAAGCCACAAATGATCGAACTTAAGTTAATGTAAAAATGAAGAGGACTTGGGAAAAGGTGTGGCACTGTTCAAAATTTACCTGGACTTTTTGCTGCTTTGGTGAAGGAAAGAGGGCTTAAGAGTCTTGCTAACAGGACTTTTCCTGTTCTCCTCAAAAATGGTACTTTTCCTGTCATCAATTTTGATGTAATGATCTTGAGAGCCCCATGCCAAAGAATGTGGGGGATATCGGACAAAGACAAGAACAAGCAGTGTTAAAGCTCCAAAGAAGAGTACCAACAGCTTCCAATGAGTGGATCTGAGATAAGACTTTCTGCACTGGTTAAGCATGCAAACCGGAATATTTGCAGTCATAGGGATCGGAAAGATGCCAGTAGTCATGACTAACTCAAGATCTCTCTTAACCATAGCTGAAGAGAAGTCAGCTTGAAAAGAAATGAGCATTCTTATTGATTCACTTGGTGCTAAGCTAAATCCCTTGCAGTTGTCCACAGCAAAACCATCCACACCACAATCAGCTCCCGAAATTTTAACCTTTGTTACTTGAAGAGGAAGGTCACCGCTGTTTTTAACATGTATCTCCTTGGTTAATTGTTGGCTGCACAAAGAGCTTGGGACCTCTTGTTTGGTCATTGTTGATTTATTCTGAACATTCTGAATATTGGAGCCAAGGTTAAACTCTAGCTTCCATGCAGGTTTGGATTCCTCTAAAAGGACAATAGATTGCCGTCCACCATATGCCCGAAGAGGCAGCAGCTCCACTCCTGACAGGTTGTTTCTGATCAAAACCATGCTTGACCACATGCAGCGATTCGAGGGGTGGAAGACAATAGGACCAAGCAAAGCAGTCTCTGAAGGACCAACATGGGCCTCTGTGATTGCTACATCACTTAACGAGAATCCAAATCTAGTCTCAGTTGAGTTAATCTCTGGAGATTTGCTTGAGAATGTGAGTTCACATACATCAGTTACAGTTTTGCACTGGTCTATGATTTCCTCAGAGTTCACTACCAGCTGCATGGCTGCATGCTCCAGGCTTGGGTTATGGACCTTTATCCATTTAGAAAACTGCGAACCAATTTGCACAATGGGAAACATTATTTCATGATCCATTAGAATAGAAATCCCATCACTTGTTCCATGAGATCTCCATTGTCTAAGTATTGTATCATCAGCTTTGACTGCTCTCATGATCGTTGGCTGCAAATCATTTTATGAACTTACATAAGCAGATTTACAAGCAAAAGGATATAGATGCACAGATGTATAACCCACTTGAAATAAGTAATCCAACAGCTGTCAGTACTTAAGCACAAGAGCAAAAAAAATGTGGACAATTGGAGATAAAATTCAAATTCGAAGAGCAATCAACAACTATAAACTCAAGTTACCAAGGTACTTTGCTATTATACAGCTATAGGCATCAATCTCAAGATCAGATTAATATATTACAGTAGCAGCATAAAAAAGTATTAAGCATTACTGATAAACATTTTCTCTATAACATCAAACCGTTCATCAAAATAACTGATCAACAGTTAAGACTCAGGCAAGGCATCCAACATATTctcttaaataaaaaaatataaagcaAGCTCAAGATGAGTAAACCTAGCATACAAATACTTGCCAAATAAGCATAGACTTGACACCATGCAGTTTCATGCATGAAGACACAAAATGGACATAGAAGCTACACACATGAATTATGTGGGATTGGCATGAAAGATGAGA encodes the following:
- the LOC101761485 gene encoding MADS-box transcription factor 47 isoform X2, with the protein product MAGKRERIAIRRIDNLAARQVTFSKRRRGLFKKAEELSILCDAEVGLVVFSATGKLFNFASSSMKQIIDRYDSHSKTLQKSEASSKLQSHVNDSTCVRLREELAEASLKLRQMRGEELQRLSVQQLQELEKTLESGLGSVLKIKSQKILDEINGLERKRMQLIEENSRLKEQVARMEMQLGADSEVVYEEGQSSESVTNTSYPPADTDDGGSDTSLRLGLPLFSSK
- the LOC101761485 gene encoding MADS-box transcription factor 47 isoform X1; the protein is MAGKRERIAIRRIDNLAARQVTFSKRRRGLFKKAEELSILCDAEVGLVVFSATGKLFNFASSSMKQIIDRYDSHSKTLQKSEASSKLQSHVNDSTCVRLREELAEASLKLRQMRGEELQRLSVQQLQELEKTLESGLGSVLKIKSQKILDEINGLERKRMQLIEENSRLKEQLQVARMEMQLGADSEVVYEEGQSSESVTNTSYPPADTDDGGSDTSLRLGLPLFSSK
- the LOC101762980 gene encoding uncharacterized protein LOC101762980, producing the protein MVTTVKSRPPHASFAMSGRRHRSSPAAPSCSSFTGGSLLALCCLTLVLLAFPVSAAAAEDCAEESDGADGDDRCLGFRDACADQSAFCFSSSLSQTLLASADGIKAPDLEVPREWGPSSPPLGFPMSGGGGVVTCSSVDTTLTRARNGLGRDSDAGVRYNAEPCQAPLVPDNWMRASAGVPMELDVPAADVDPSGLQSSLSMNVAIDPPVLDWGRRDLYAASMATLTVVNLNNDSALRLYEPFSTDPQFYVYGYEDLELQPGDNATVTFIFLPKLLGSSSAHLVVQTNFGGFIIHAKGMAVSSPYQILPLTGIDVVIGGQVGRNLSIYNPHDDTLYVEEVAVWMSSLESTRYSSHLVCQLGPFDGALELSSSSNWYTASSDESGWPVMYIRPSEQWEVLPSRRNTVIEFKLQALSEGKVFGAICLKMRNCTPGTMHTFVTPIELEVHTRTYYDSSGLIAVTFEHISTCGESGSIFSLSLRNGAPKLLRIVGISEDDRNGPMIFQVKYLNGLILFPDTVTDIALVRYTSSVPEDISFDSCNIVVETNSTLGSSVIIPCKDLVRASLSYASTAVVAESDGPFTRPLHEEATSANARTGTLGSMLQIEDLHNVKPTIMRAVKADDTILRQWRSHGTSDGISILMDHEIMFPIVQIGSQFSKWIKVHNPSLEHAAMQLVVNSEEIIDQCKTVTDVCELTFSSKSPEINSTETRFGFSLSDVAITEAHVGPSETALLGPIVFHPSNRCMWSSMVLIRNNLSGVELLPLRAYGGRQSIVLLEESKPAWKLEFNLGSNIQNVQNKSTMTKQEVPSSLCSQQLTKEIHVKNSGDLPLQVTKVKISGADCGVDGFAVDNCKGFSLAPSESIRMLISFQADFSSAMVKRDLELVMTTGIFPIPMTANIPVCMLNQCRKSYLRSTHWKLLVLFFGALTLLVLVFVRYPPHSLAWGSQDHYIKIDDRKSTIFEENRKSPVSKTLKPSFLHQSSKKSRAIKEHKRTEEALAEKYPASVIDSSKSTDDKNNPDEELPTSTMSVSPSNPVEDKASGEAPRTSENLTIRIARDKGKRRKRKVGGAGLAGKFEVSSSHSGNSTPSSPLSQSSTPKQGWSFSGAPSELKHGNRHETGFDVEATTSSTGTNREKKTWSQVAKEQPRSRSASPGTPSPSASALTTTTWRSPMLSTSSPIAPHARAPGSNLVKDKAVKRGEGARLKKDFTYDIWGDHFPANLLGIVRNGAPCKMPVASEGASYSLFAREPQTLMMKPSSSAPPVSRGRGSPPSDVATGYGIK